One stretch of Cedecea neteri DNA includes these proteins:
- the dpdD gene encoding protein DpdD produces the protein MQADWLEKFYADDTYLDFGKAMRGEYNTPQINTLIQKANAQQMPCIIPSARQGRTTFYGLAQNGRSLEELRRVLTAALGSADTSADIKTLYHPTEPGEQLLLERSPNGILSFHFLQVAVTTAEEAAKLRGERTKRVYAMLETVMELYRQRPVLNTLISRQTGRILRDFYTACHAHDGKAAELYLQELRGNQALSPLNLLFLELQGMAASAKWEAILTFPRLDVLLQGRVPERIQRLLLRSTGHYMMNAIQKANFPEDLRDGARRLALDMLPLYKTKPGFAHHDNFLSDWQLWVMGAALLGIHGWQTASPVLQKGWIQQVEDWVNDASALQAVVQDAEQKLIQAPVVTLLSVDDAIALLAEAFIADVERESEIFAQMSAMPEVTQQALRATPKYWDAWLGLKKRCEPQGYGWHHWLLDVQQATDSQQYESLRQQLTIQYMDWLPATFDEQQWTQLLGQQPTGMLGQALRDGLPNVLQWLNEYGVSVSSSLWSEWLTLLALEGVSSVEDVRLGGMILDALLSGSFSHKEYLDALDAIEELCRKNESSRTVEYAIDIAEVLYDRVSGDDARRLRYWVGVQEMLVRRWERLDNSMQLLARMVERLYLGNDAGNTFPTEITQAGVASPLHRDLSGKKLVIYSLTETAARRGRDALMKLYPGLSIELNADHVATDALINAARKADYFIFASGSSKHQAFYTVTSCREDIIYPAGKGASSMVAAFIRELV, from the coding sequence ATGCAGGCAGATTGGCTGGAAAAATTTTATGCTGACGATACATATCTGGATTTCGGTAAGGCGATGCGCGGGGAGTACAACACGCCGCAAATCAATACGCTAATCCAAAAGGCCAACGCGCAGCAGATGCCCTGCATCATTCCTTCAGCCCGCCAGGGGCGGACGACATTTTATGGCCTGGCGCAAAATGGGCGCAGTCTTGAGGAATTGCGGCGGGTGCTGACGGCAGCATTGGGCTCTGCGGATACGAGTGCGGATATCAAAACGCTGTATCACCCAACCGAGCCAGGGGAACAATTGCTGCTTGAGCGATCTCCAAATGGGATCCTGTCTTTCCATTTTTTACAGGTTGCCGTGACAACGGCAGAAGAGGCCGCGAAGTTGCGGGGGGAGCGGACGAAAAGAGTGTATGCCATGCTGGAAACGGTCATGGAACTCTACCGTCAACGACCGGTGCTGAATACGCTGATTAGCCGGCAGACAGGGCGTATCCTGCGTGACTTTTACACCGCCTGTCATGCCCATGATGGAAAAGCCGCTGAGCTCTACCTACAGGAGCTTCGGGGAAATCAGGCACTGTCGCCGCTGAACCTGCTGTTTCTCGAACTCCAGGGGATGGCTGCCTCGGCGAAATGGGAAGCGATACTGACCTTCCCCCGCCTGGACGTGCTGCTTCAGGGGCGAGTGCCTGAACGTATTCAGCGCCTGCTTTTGCGTTCGACCGGGCATTACATGATGAATGCCATTCAGAAGGCGAACTTCCCGGAGGATTTAAGGGATGGTGCCCGCCGACTGGCGCTTGATATGCTGCCGCTGTACAAAACAAAGCCGGGGTTTGCCCATCACGACAACTTCCTCTCGGACTGGCAGCTTTGGGTGATGGGGGCGGCACTGCTGGGCATTCATGGGTGGCAAACGGCTAGCCCTGTCCTGCAGAAGGGTTGGATTCAACAGGTTGAGGATTGGGTCAATGATGCCAGCGCGCTGCAGGCTGTTGTGCAGGATGCCGAACAGAAACTGATCCAGGCCCCGGTAGTGACGTTGTTGAGCGTTGACGATGCGATAGCCTTATTAGCCGAAGCCTTCATTGCGGACGTGGAGCGCGAGAGCGAAATTTTTGCTCAGATGAGTGCTATGCCAGAGGTCACACAACAGGCGTTGCGGGCAACGCCGAAGTACTGGGACGCCTGGCTGGGGCTAAAGAAACGCTGTGAACCACAGGGCTATGGCTGGCATCACTGGCTGCTTGACGTTCAGCAGGCGACGGACAGCCAGCAGTATGAATCATTACGTCAGCAGTTGACGATACAGTATATGGACTGGCTCCCTGCGACCTTTGATGAGCAGCAGTGGACGCAATTGCTGGGCCAACAACCGACTGGCATGCTGGGTCAGGCGCTGCGTGACGGTTTACCTAACGTGCTGCAATGGCTTAATGAGTATGGCGTCAGCGTTTCTTCCTCTTTATGGTCAGAATGGCTGACGCTGCTTGCGCTGGAAGGTGTTAGTTCCGTTGAGGATGTCCGACTTGGCGGTATGATTCTTGATGCGCTGCTTTCCGGTAGCTTCAGTCACAAAGAGTATCTTGACGCGCTTGACGCTATCGAGGAGCTGTGCAGGAAGAATGAATCATCACGTACGGTGGAGTACGCGATTGATATTGCTGAGGTTCTGTATGACCGGGTGAGTGGCGATGATGCTCGCCGGTTACGCTACTGGGTGGGCGTTCAGGAGATGCTGGTGCGTCGTTGGGAGAGGCTGGACAACAGCATGCAGCTTTTGGCTCGCATGGTGGAACGGCTCTACCTGGGTAATGACGCCGGCAACACCTTCCCGACGGAAATCACTCAAGCGGGTGTAGCTTCTCCGTTACATCGCGATCTCAGCGGGAAAAAACTGGTGATTTATAGCCTGACGGAAACCGCCGCCCGGCGCGGTAGAGATGCGCTGATGAAACTGTATCCGGGGCTGTCTATTGAACTTAATGCTGACCATGTGGCCACGGATGCGCTGATCAATGCCGCGAGAAAAGCGGACTACTTTATCTTCGCCAGCGGTAGCTCAAAACATCAGGCGTTTTATACGGTAACCAGTTGCCGCGAGGATATTATTTATCCGGCAGGCAAGGGAGCCTCAAGCATGGTTGCTGCCTTTATTCGCGAACTGGTCTGA
- the queD gene encoding 6-carboxytetrahydropterin synthase QueD — MKTTLYKDFSFEAAHRLPNVPDGHKCGRLHGHSFVVRLEITGEVDKHTGWIIDFAELKAIFKPTLDRLDHYYLNDIPGLENPTSEVLAEWIWNQIKPQLQILSAVVVKETCSAGCIYRGE; from the coding sequence ATGAAAACTACGTTATACAAAGATTTCAGCTTTGAAGCCGCACACCGTCTTCCCAATGTTCCGGACGGCCATAAATGTGGCCGACTACACGGACACTCTTTTGTCGTGCGCCTTGAGATTACCGGTGAAGTTGATAAACACACAGGCTGGATTATTGATTTCGCTGAACTCAAGGCCATTTTCAAGCCGACGCTAGATCGCCTGGATCATTACTATCTCAATGATATTCCTGGATTGGAGAATCCCACCAGCGAAGTGCTTGCTGAATGGATTTGGAATCAGATTAAGCCGCAACTCCAAATCCTTAGCGCAGTCGTAGTAAAAGAGACCTGCTCTGCAGGCTGCATTTATCGCGGTGAATAA